One Sediminibacillus dalangtanensis genomic region harbors:
- a CDS encoding Na+/H+ antiporter NhaC family protein, with protein sequence MEGTIYSLIPALLMLVLVLATRKVLLSLGAGVLIGAFMLHDFSLPQTAGEIWLVFRTIFYADGALNTGNLYLLIFLLLLGIVTAFLTASGGSRAFGEWAIRKIKTRKGAQLMPAVLGVIIFIDDYFNSLAVGQIARPLTDRHRISRAKLAYFIDSTSAPITVISPISSWGAYIIGTLGSILAANEMTQYGPLQAFVAMIPLNMYAFAALLLVFLTALFKVDIGLMKTHENRAIETGELTDPERGEVAGDLEKSFVDNERGEIHHLIIPILLLVVATVVFMVGTGVNNTEGQADVLDVFANTDVNLSLFWGGVIAAVGAAVLYSMQHSPKTGIGIVCWEGIKAMLPAIYILVLAWMIGSIIDSLATGEYLADLVQQASLNTAFLPFLIFIVAGFMALATGTSWGTFGIMLPIAAEIAALTDVELVLPAMAAVLAGSVFGDHCSPISDTSILSSTGAGSNHIDHVLTQLPYAFIAAIASVIGYLVLGVTGQTWIALLLTLALVLVTAIYIHNQNNRTSGSNR encoded by the coding sequence ATGGAAGGAACAATTTATTCATTGATTCCTGCCCTGCTGATGCTTGTGCTTGTATTAGCCACAAGAAAAGTACTGCTGTCATTAGGGGCAGGTGTGTTAATCGGAGCTTTCATGCTTCATGATTTTTCATTGCCGCAAACCGCTGGAGAAATATGGCTTGTTTTCCGAACCATTTTTTATGCGGATGGCGCATTAAATACCGGGAATTTATATTTATTGATATTCTTGCTATTGTTAGGAATTGTCACAGCCTTTTTGACCGCTTCAGGTGGAAGCAGGGCCTTCGGAGAATGGGCAATCCGGAAAATAAAAACAAGAAAAGGTGCTCAGTTGATGCCTGCTGTACTTGGGGTCATCATTTTCATCGATGATTACTTCAACAGTCTGGCTGTCGGTCAAATCGCCCGTCCGTTGACAGATCGTCATCGAATTTCCCGTGCAAAGCTTGCTTATTTTATCGACTCTACTTCTGCTCCGATAACGGTAATCTCGCCGATTTCAAGTTGGGGAGCTTATATTATCGGTACGTTAGGCAGTATATTAGCAGCCAACGAAATGACGCAGTATGGTCCTCTGCAAGCATTTGTCGCAATGATCCCATTGAATATGTACGCCTTTGCGGCCCTTTTGCTGGTGTTCTTGACGGCATTGTTTAAGGTAGATATCGGATTGATGAAAACCCATGAAAACCGGGCGATAGAAACCGGAGAACTGACGGATCCTGAACGAGGAGAGGTAGCCGGCGACTTGGAGAAAAGTTTTGTAGATAATGAAAGAGGGGAAATTCACCATCTTATCATACCGATTCTTTTACTCGTTGTCGCTACGGTTGTATTCATGGTCGGAACTGGGGTAAATAACACGGAGGGACAAGCTGATGTGTTGGACGTTTTCGCTAATACAGACGTCAATCTTTCTCTGTTTTGGGGAGGAGTGATAGCAGCCGTAGGTGCAGCAGTACTGTACAGCATGCAGCACTCTCCGAAAACCGGTATTGGGATTGTTTGCTGGGAGGGTATCAAAGCGATGCTTCCAGCCATCTATATTTTAGTTTTGGCTTGGATGATCGGCTCGATTATAGATAGCCTGGCGACCGGCGAGTACTTGGCAGACCTCGTTCAGCAAGCATCCTTGAATACAGCTTTCCTTCCGTTTCTGATTTTTATTGTTGCTGGTTTCATGGCTCTGGCTACTGGGACATCGTGGGGAACATTTGGCATCATGCTTCCGATTGCAGCAGAAATTGCAGCATTGACTGATGTCGAACTCGTTCTTCCGGCAATGGCTGCAGTGTTGGCCGGATCCGTGTTCGGCGACCATTGTTCACCGATTTCCGATACATCGATTCTTTCTTCGACTGGTGCTGGCTCCAATCATATTGATCACGTCCTGACCCAGCTGCCCTATGCATTTATTGCGGCTATAGCATCGGTAATCGGGTATCTGGTTCTTGGGGTTACTGGCCAGACATGGATCGCGTTATTGCTTACCCTTGCACTTGTTTTGGTAACAGCAATTTATATTCACAACCAAAACAATCGAACAAGCGGTTCAAACAGATAA
- the yunB gene encoding sporulation protein YunB: MKKNRNFKSHMTPPPFRHVLVVTIVFFTISSFVSILIINRGLEPTLMDIAETRARQYARMAINEAVSKKIADDLEYDELIQEKVDNEGNAVSVGWNSVVTNRVVRNTTNRVQNFLKLLEKGQVPDPGSTLDVELEPEEKPSIESVKEEPTLIQIPVGQALGIPLLANLGPDIPVNIEVIGDVQSEPIMEREELGINNVYFALYVEMEVSLRVVVPFQTKTTQINSKIKIDDRVVSFDVPYYYNGNGGGESPQLSIPMEPLQ; the protein is encoded by the coding sequence TTGAAAAAAAATAGGAACTTCAAGAGCCATATGACACCGCCTCCGTTTCGTCATGTATTGGTGGTTACAATTGTCTTTTTTACGATATCCTCCTTTGTCAGTATTTTGATCATCAACCGCGGGCTTGAACCTACGCTGATGGATATTGCGGAAACAAGGGCCCGGCAATATGCCAGAATGGCGATTAACGAAGCAGTTAGCAAAAAAATCGCCGATGATTTGGAATACGATGAATTGATTCAGGAAAAGGTCGACAATGAAGGGAATGCCGTATCGGTAGGCTGGAATTCCGTTGTTACCAATCGAGTGGTACGGAATACGACCAATCGCGTGCAAAATTTTTTAAAACTCTTGGAAAAAGGACAGGTTCCTGATCCGGGAAGTACCCTTGATGTGGAATTGGAACCGGAAGAAAAGCCTTCAATCGAATCGGTCAAAGAAGAACCGACCTTAATACAAATCCCGGTCGGCCAGGCGCTAGGCATCCCTTTATTGGCAAATCTGGGACCTGATATTCCTGTCAATATAGAAGTGATTGGTGATGTCCAGTCGGAACCAATCATGGAGCGGGAAGAACTGGGGATCAATAATGTGTACTTCGCTTTGTATGTAGAAATGGAAGTAAGCCTGCGAGTGGTTGTTCCATTTCAAACCAAAACGACACAAATTAATTCAAAGATAAAGATCGATGATCGGGTAGTCAGCTTTGATGTACCATATTATTACAATGGAAATGGTGGCGGAGAATCGCCGCAACTCTCGATTCCAATGGAACCCTTGCAATAG
- a CDS encoding HD-GYP domain-containing protein, whose amino-acid sequence MRIAATKSIEPGTKLAKAIYNENGQILIQEDVSLTQRMLKRLQKYNITYVHIKDSLTEDINISTPIPEKLRMEAYQTIKHSFSDFQSQGIGKNSFVFEKTGKQMADMVGSLMDEIQQADQVVSILSDVFLTDNYVFSHSLNVTIYSLALATELGMSRSKMEEIGLGAMLHDVGKMFIPQEILQKQGSLSEMEFEIIKGHTDIGFEFLRNNHNIPLLAAHCAFQHHERLNGSGYPRGLTEKDIHPHAKLIGIADVFDAVTSNRVYRDAMLPHEGLEVLYAGAGDLFDRELVEAFRRTIAVYPTGLMVELSDGRAGIVAKQNQQLCERPVIRILEEDGHAVSVPYEIDLAEHLNLMVTSCFATDLAKS is encoded by the coding sequence ATGAGAATTGCAGCAACCAAATCAATTGAACCCGGAACGAAGCTTGCCAAAGCAATATATAACGAAAACGGACAGATATTGATTCAAGAAGATGTAAGTCTGACACAACGCATGTTGAAAAGACTGCAAAAATATAACATAACCTATGTACATATCAAAGATTCCTTAACGGAGGATATCAACATTTCGACTCCGATTCCCGAAAAACTGCGAATGGAAGCTTATCAAACGATCAAGCATTCTTTTTCGGATTTTCAAAGCCAAGGCATCGGGAAAAATTCGTTTGTATTCGAAAAAACGGGGAAACAAATGGCTGATATGGTTGGAAGTCTTATGGATGAGATACAACAGGCGGACCAGGTGGTTTCCATTTTGTCAGATGTTTTTCTGACCGATAACTATGTGTTTTCTCATTCACTCAATGTGACAATCTATTCGCTGGCTTTGGCAACGGAGCTTGGAATGTCGCGTTCGAAGATGGAGGAAATCGGACTGGGGGCAATGCTTCATGACGTGGGCAAAATGTTTATTCCACAGGAAATTCTGCAAAAGCAAGGTAGCCTTTCTGAAATGGAATTTGAAATCATAAAAGGGCACACAGATATTGGCTTCGAATTTTTACGAAATAATCACAACATCCCTTTGCTTGCAGCACACTGCGCTTTTCAACATCACGAAAGACTGAATGGATCGGGGTATCCCCGCGGTCTTACGGAAAAAGACATCCATCCACACGCTAAATTGATCGGTATAGCGGACGTATTCGATGCCGTTACCAGCAACAGAGTATATCGTGATGCGATGCTTCCGCATGAAGGGCTGGAAGTATTATATGCTGGTGCTGGAGACTTGTTCGATCGTGAGTTGGTGGAGGCCTTCCGCCGGACAATCGCCGTTTATCCAACTGGATTGATGGTCGAACTCAGCGATGGAAGAGCCGGTATCGTGGCAAAACAAAATCAGCAGCTATGTGAACGCCCGGTGATTCGCATCTTGGAGGAAGACGGTCATGCTGTATCGGTTCCTTACGAAATAGATCTTGCGGAACATTTGAACCTGATGGTCACCTCCTGTTTTGCGACAGACTTGGCAAAAAGTTAA
- a CDS encoding YunC family protein gives MISIKPVFIEDVPFTAIRVELPKTNLLIVSNDTGYIMCGALDVDLLSEKLADRKVIAARAVGVKTIDQLLDAPLEKVTNASREKGWQVGMTGKEALLKIAEPAD, from the coding sequence ATGATTTCCATTAAGCCTGTTTTTATTGAAGATGTTCCTTTTACGGCGATTCGTGTGGAATTGCCGAAGACCAATCTATTGATTGTTTCGAATGATACCGGATATATTATGTGCGGCGCTCTGGACGTCGATTTGTTAAGCGAAAAGTTGGCAGATCGAAAAGTGATAGCTGCCCGGGCAGTAGGAGTCAAGACAATTGACCAATTGCTTGACGCTCCATTGGAGAAAGTGACGAATGCATCCAGGGAAAAAGGCTGGCAAGTGGGGATGACCGGGAAGGAAGCTTTACTGAAAATTGCCGAACCGGCCGACTGA
- a CDS encoding bifunctional metallophosphatase/5'-nucleotidase, which yields MEEKIFLYYTNDLHSHFENLPQIIGHFNEEKEVRERNGQSYWLIDIGDHVDRSHPIAEAMKGKANVQLMNDAGYHLATLGNNEGITLDHEDLFHLYDQADFQLLCANLISIDGVQPDWLKPVSYATTENGVRIGFIGLTAPFNDFYNLLGWSVANPFSIMEKYLPELAEQADIIVFLSHLGITDDEEIARRYPQIDVIIGGHTHHLFRDGEYINETLLTAAGKHGKFVGEVILTWDQEQRKLIRKEAYASSTDNLPKDEETEQKLIAYQNRANDLLGETVTTLEKPLEFGWFKETFIMKQLVETLKEWTGAECAMLNAGLLLDRFEKGDVTYGDIHRICPHPINPCLVTLQGDELLEVIRASFTKQFTELKLKGFGFRGEIIGRMVFAGASVTTSKLADGQERVDYVEVNGSPLDMDKPYKVATADTFTFGRLLPGIAKAENKQFFMPEFLRDLLADTLRKKVASK from the coding sequence ATGGAAGAAAAAATTTTCCTTTATTATACAAACGACTTACACAGTCACTTTGAGAACTTGCCGCAAATCATTGGCCATTTCAATGAAGAAAAAGAAGTGAGAGAACGTAACGGCCAGTCATACTGGCTGATTGATATCGGCGACCATGTCGATCGATCCCATCCAATTGCAGAAGCAATGAAGGGAAAAGCCAATGTACAGCTAATGAACGATGCAGGTTATCATCTTGCCACTTTGGGAAATAACGAGGGCATCACACTTGATCATGAAGATTTATTTCATCTATATGATCAGGCAGATTTTCAATTACTGTGTGCAAATCTGATCAGCATAGATGGGGTTCAGCCAGACTGGTTGAAGCCAGTCTCCTATGCCACCACGGAAAATGGGGTCCGGATCGGTTTCATCGGACTGACGGCTCCCTTTAATGATTTCTATAATCTGCTCGGCTGGAGTGTCGCCAATCCATTCTCGATTATGGAGAAATATCTTCCCGAATTGGCCGAACAGGCAGACATCATTGTGTTCCTTTCCCATCTTGGCATCACAGATGATGAGGAAATAGCGAGACGTTATCCGCAGATTGATGTTATTATCGGAGGACATACCCATCATCTTTTTCGTGATGGCGAGTATATAAATGAAACACTTCTTACTGCAGCAGGGAAACATGGAAAGTTTGTTGGGGAAGTGATTTTGACATGGGACCAAGAACAGCGGAAACTGATTCGAAAAGAAGCCTACGCGAGCAGTACCGATAATCTCCCAAAGGACGAGGAGACGGAGCAAAAGCTGATTGCTTATCAGAATCGGGCGAATGATTTATTGGGGGAAACGGTAACCACGCTGGAGAAACCATTGGAATTTGGTTGGTTCAAGGAAACATTTATTATGAAACAACTTGTCGAAACGTTGAAGGAGTGGACGGGAGCAGAATGCGCGATGCTGAATGCCGGACTTCTGCTGGATAGATTTGAAAAAGGGGACGTGACGTACGGCGATATTCATCGGATTTGCCCACATCCAATCAATCCGTGTCTCGTCACACTACAGGGAGATGAATTGCTTGAAGTCATCCGTGCTTCTTTTACCAAGCAATTTACGGAATTGAAATTGAAAGGTTTTGGCTTTCGTGGCGAAATAATCGGCCGGATGGTCTTTGCAGGTGCCTCTGTGACGACCAGTAAGTTAGCAGATGGCCAAGAACGTGTTGATTATGTAGAAGTGAACGGCAGTCCTCTGGATATGGATAAACCGTATAAAGTGGCAACCGCTGATACGTTTACATTCGGTCGATTGCTACCGGGAATTGCAAAAGCGGAAAATAAGCAGTTTTTCATGCCGGAATTTTTGCGTGACTTATTGGCCGATACGTTAAGGAAAAAAGTGGCTTCCAAGTGA
- a CDS encoding sulfite exporter TauE/SafE family protein has translation MVYVLSVLIGFLTAFVGSIAGLGGGIILVPSLLLLSQLLDSFSWAAPQNIVGISLLVMVFTGLSSSIAYMKKGRVDYRSGRIFLSGAIPGGVLGSWLNQFISEDAFSLYLGLLMIVLSAMFFIKKKEPIVGKPVHSKGVDRTVIIDGEKFSYTYSLAAAVSIAFAVGILSGMFGIGGGSLIVPAMILLFGFPPHIATATSMFMILFLSLISSSTHIVLGHVPWQYVWLFIPGAWIGGTLGAKVNQLLKGKTVEWILRILLVVIGFRLILQGIG, from the coding sequence GTGGTTTACGTTTTAAGTGTTTTAATCGGGTTTTTGACAGCGTTCGTCGGGAGTATTGCTGGGTTGGGAGGAGGAATCATTCTTGTTCCAAGCCTTTTGCTGCTCAGTCAGCTGTTAGATAGTTTCAGCTGGGCAGCGCCGCAAAATATTGTCGGCATTTCGTTGCTGGTAATGGTTTTTACAGGATTGTCATCCAGCATAGCATATATGAAGAAGGGGAGAGTCGATTATCGCAGTGGGAGGATTTTCTTATCCGGAGCAATACCAGGCGGTGTACTTGGCTCATGGCTTAATCAGTTTATCTCGGAAGATGCCTTTTCGTTATACTTAGGACTACTGATGATAGTGTTATCGGCTATGTTTTTTATCAAAAAGAAAGAACCTATTGTTGGTAAGCCAGTCCACAGTAAAGGCGTAGACAGAACGGTTATTATCGACGGGGAAAAGTTTTCCTATACCTACTCCCTGGCAGCTGCTGTTTCCATTGCTTTTGCGGTAGGCATATTGTCAGGTATGTTTGGGATTGGAGGCGGCTCTTTGATCGTGCCGGCAATGATTCTTTTATTCGGTTTCCCGCCGCATATAGCGACGGCGACATCCATGTTCATGATATTATTCTTAAGCTTGATTAGTTCTTCAACTCATATTGTGCTGGGACATGTACCTTGGCAGTATGTGTGGTTGTTTATACCAGGTGCCTGGATCGGTGGTACACTTGGTGCAAAGGTCAATCAATTGCTTAAAGGAAAAACGGTGGAATGGATACTGAGAATATTGTTGGTGGTAATCGGTTTTCGATTAATTTTACAAGGTATTGGATAG
- the sufB gene encoding Fe-S cluster assembly protein SufB translates to MAKKAPEIEDYKYGFHDKDISIFRTERGLTKRVVEEISRQKDEPQWMLDFRLKALEQFYKKPMPQWGGDLSELDFDEITYYVKPSEKSERSWDEVPEEIKNTFDKLGIPEAEQKYLAGVSAQYESEVVYHSLQEDLEEMGIVFKDTDTALKENEDLFKEYFGKVIPPSDNKFAALNSAVWSGGSFIYVPKGVKTDTPLQAYFRINSENMGQFERTLIIVDEGASVHYVEGCTAPVYTTNSLHSAVVEIFVKKDAYCRYTTIQNWANNVYNLVTKRSICDENATMEWIDGNLGSKLTMKYPAVILKGQGARGMTLSIALAGKGQHQDAGAKMHHLAPNTSSTIVSKSISKHGGKVTYRGIVQFGRKAEGARANIECDTLIMDNKSTSDTIPYNEILNENISLEHEAKVSKVSEEQLFYLMSRGISEEEATEMIVMGFIEPFTKELPMEYAVEMNRLIKFEMEGSIG, encoded by the coding sequence ATGGCGAAAAAAGCGCCCGAAATTGAAGATTACAAGTATGGGTTCCATGACAAGGATATTTCGATTTTCCGCACGGAAAGAGGCCTGACAAAACGGGTCGTTGAAGAAATTTCCCGTCAAAAAGACGAACCACAATGGATGCTCGACTTCAGACTGAAAGCTCTCGAGCAATTTTATAAAAAGCCAATGCCACAATGGGGCGGCGATTTGTCGGAACTGGATTTCGATGAGATCACGTATTATGTAAAGCCTTCTGAGAAATCCGAACGTTCCTGGGATGAAGTACCAGAGGAAATTAAAAATACTTTCGATAAATTGGGAATTCCGGAAGCAGAACAGAAGTATCTCGCAGGTGTTTCTGCCCAGTACGAATCAGAAGTTGTTTATCATAGTCTTCAGGAAGACTTGGAAGAAATGGGTATCGTCTTTAAAGACACCGATACCGCATTAAAAGAAAACGAGGACTTGTTCAAGGAGTACTTCGGAAAAGTTATTCCGCCTTCTGATAACAAGTTTGCGGCACTTAACTCTGCCGTGTGGTCCGGTGGTTCCTTTATTTATGTGCCAAAAGGCGTAAAAACGGACACACCGCTTCAGGCATATTTCCGGATCAATTCGGAAAACATGGGGCAATTCGAAAGAACCCTGATCATTGTAGATGAAGGTGCTTCCGTTCATTACGTAGAGGGTTGTACAGCACCTGTTTATACAACGAATTCCCTGCATAGTGCAGTCGTTGAAATCTTTGTTAAGAAAGATGCTTACTGTCGTTACACTACCATTCAAAACTGGGCGAACAACGTTTATAACCTGGTTACCAAGCGTTCGATTTGTGACGAAAATGCTACCATGGAATGGATTGACGGAAACCTTGGTTCGAAGCTGACGATGAAATATCCTGCAGTCATCCTGAAAGGGCAAGGCGCCCGTGGCATGACCTTGTCTATTGCGTTGGCCGGGAAAGGCCAGCATCAGGACGCCGGGGCAAAAATGCATCACCTTGCTCCGAATACGTCGTCCACCATTGTTTCAAAATCGATCTCCAAGCATGGCGGTAAAGTAACCTATCGCGGTATCGTTCAATTTGGACGGAAAGCAGAAGGTGCCCGGGCCAATATTGAATGTGATACGTTGATTATGGACAATAAGTCAACTTCCGATACCATCCCGTACAACGAGATCTTGAATGAAAATATTTCGTTGGAGCACGAGGCGAAAGTTTCCAAAGTATCAGAAGAGCAGTTGTTCTATCTGATGAGTCGTGGTATTTCTGAAGAAGAAGCGACAGAAATGATCGTCATGGGCTTCATCGAGCCATTTACGAAAGAACTGCCGATGGAATATGCAGTGGAAATGAACCGCCTGATCAAGTTCGAAATGGAAGGTTCTATTGGATAA
- the sufU gene encoding Fe-S cluster assembly sulfur transfer protein SufU — MSFDNLDTLYRQVIMDHYKNPRNRGTLADDALTIDMNNPTCGDRIQIHLQVNDGIVEDAKFEGEGCSISLSSASMMTQAIKGKKVDDALKMSKIFSDMMLGKEVEEDDIDLGDIEALQGVSKFPARIKCATLAWKAMEKGVGEEQ; from the coding sequence ATGTCTTTTGATAATCTCGATACGTTATATAGGCAGGTCATCATGGATCACTATAAAAACCCCCGCAATCGTGGAACATTGGCGGACGATGCTTTGACGATCGATATGAACAATCCGACCTGCGGGGACAGGATTCAAATTCATCTCCAGGTCAACGACGGTATCGTCGAAGATGCTAAGTTCGAAGGGGAAGGATGTTCGATCAGTCTTTCATCCGCATCAATGATGACGCAGGCTATAAAAGGCAAGAAAGTAGACGACGCTTTGAAGATGTCCAAAATTTTCTCGGATATGATGTTAGGCAAAGAAGTGGAAGAAGATGATATAGATTTAGGTGATATCGAAGCTTTGCAGGGTGTTTCTAAGTTTCCTGCCCGGATTAAATGCGCAACTCTGGCGTGGAAAGCAATGGAAAAGGGCGTAGGCGAAGAGCAATAG
- a CDS encoding cysteine desulfurase, with protein sequence MDVKAIREQFPILNQEINGHPLVYLDSSATSQKPVSVIKAVEDYYKQDNSNVHRGVHTLGTRATDKYEGAREKVRNFINASSTKEVIFTRGTTTSINTVAYSYARANLKEGDEIVVTPMEHHSNIIPWQQAAKATGANLKYLPLRPDGTIEMEDVKDTITDNTKIVAVMHVSNVLGTINPIKEIAAVAHQHGAVMMVDGAQSVPHMQVDVQDLDCDFYAFSGHKMCGPTGIGVLYGKRELLENMEPVEFGGEMIDFVNLYDSTWKELPWKFEGGTPIIAGAIGLGAAIDFLTDIGMDNIHDHEEQLIAYAMDRMKAFDGLTIYGPEQRAALITFNLTDVHPHDTATVLDAEGIAVRAGHHCAQPLMKWLEVTATARASFYLYNTPEDVDRLVEGLNKTKEYFGDVF encoded by the coding sequence ATGGACGTAAAAGCCATTAGGGAACAGTTCCCGATTTTGAATCAGGAGATAAATGGCCATCCATTGGTTTATTTGGATTCTTCGGCGACTTCCCAAAAACCGGTTTCTGTCATCAAGGCTGTGGAAGATTACTACAAGCAGGATAATTCCAACGTCCACCGGGGGGTCCACACCTTGGGAACAAGGGCTACGGATAAATATGAAGGCGCCCGGGAAAAAGTAAGGAACTTCATAAACGCCTCTAGTACGAAAGAGGTAATCTTCACACGCGGTACCACCACGTCGATCAACACAGTGGCATACAGTTATGCACGGGCCAACCTGAAGGAAGGCGATGAAATCGTCGTGACGCCAATGGAGCATCATAGCAATATCATTCCATGGCAGCAGGCTGCAAAGGCCACAGGGGCAAACTTAAAATATTTGCCCTTGCGACCGGATGGTACAATAGAGATGGAGGACGTGAAGGATACGATTACGGACAACACAAAAATTGTTGCTGTTATGCATGTATCCAATGTCCTTGGAACCATCAATCCCATCAAGGAGATAGCAGCTGTCGCCCATCAGCATGGTGCTGTGATGATGGTGGATGGTGCCCAGAGTGTTCCGCATATGCAAGTGGACGTACAGGATTTGGACTGTGATTTCTATGCTTTTTCTGGCCATAAGATGTGCGGACCTACAGGCATCGGTGTTTTATATGGCAAGAGAGAACTGCTTGAGAACATGGAACCTGTAGAATTTGGCGGAGAAATGATTGATTTCGTCAACCTTTATGATTCCACTTGGAAAGAACTTCCTTGGAAGTTTGAAGGCGGTACGCCGATCATTGCAGGGGCAATCGGACTGGGAGCTGCAATTGATTTTCTTACAGACATCGGCATGGATAACATCCATGACCATGAAGAACAATTAATCGCTTATGCTATGGACCGCATGAAGGCGTTCGACGGGTTGACTATTTACGGACCGGAACAACGGGCAGCGTTGATTACTTTCAATCTTACGGATGTCCATCCGCACGACACGGCGACCGTTTTAGATGCCGAAGGAATTGCAGTAAGAGCAGGGCATCACTGCGCCCAGCCGCTGATGAAGTGGCTGGAAGTGACAGCTACAGCCCGAGCTAGCTTTTATTTATACAATACGCCAGAAGACGTCGATCGTCTTGTGGAAGGACTAAACAAAACGAAGGAGTATTTTGGAGATGTCTTTTGA
- the sufD gene encoding Fe-S cluster assembly protein SufD: protein MTVETKLPYDQEYISQFSQKHKEPEWMKSLRLQALEKAAALPMPKPDKTNITNWNFSNFKHEAAGEPIQSLEELPQEIKVFLDLENTDQNLVIQRNQSVAYASLSSELKEQGVILTDIYTAMAEHGELVQRYFMKDAVGVDENRMTALHAALMNGGVFVYVPKNVHVEAPLQSIFWQEDAEAASFNHVIVVAEANSSLTYVENYISHNQEEEAVANIVAEVIAHDNAKVSFGAVDNFAQGTTAYINRRGVAYRDAVIEWALGQMNDGNTVSENITHLIGDNSVSNAKTVTVGRGKQSQNFTAKIVNHGLQSDGYILQHGVMKDSATSVFNGIGKIEHGASKSNAEQESRVLMLSKDARGDANPILLIDEDDVTAGHAASVGRVDPIQLYYLMSRGISKQEAERLVIHGFLAPVVTQIPIKAVREQLTEVIERKVY, encoded by the coding sequence ATGACTGTAGAAACAAAACTGCCATACGATCAAGAATATATCAGCCAGTTTTCACAAAAGCATAAAGAACCGGAATGGATGAAGTCATTACGCCTTCAAGCATTGGAAAAAGCTGCTGCGCTGCCAATGCCCAAACCGGATAAAACGAATATCACGAATTGGAATTTCTCCAATTTCAAACATGAGGCAGCTGGAGAGCCGATTCAGTCTTTGGAGGAGCTTCCACAAGAAATTAAAGTGTTCCTTGATTTGGAAAACACAGACCAGAATCTGGTCATTCAGCGCAACCAGTCGGTAGCGTATGCTTCCCTGTCCTCAGAGCTTAAGGAACAGGGCGTTATCCTTACCGATATCTATACGGCAATGGCTGAACATGGAGAACTTGTCCAGCGCTATTTCATGAAAGATGCTGTTGGGGTGGACGAAAACCGCATGACAGCACTGCATGCAGCCTTGATGAACGGTGGGGTGTTTGTTTATGTGCCGAAAAATGTCCATGTCGAAGCGCCTTTGCAATCGATTTTTTGGCAGGAGGATGCTGAAGCGGCTTCCTTCAATCATGTCATTGTCGTAGCAGAAGCAAACAGTTCCCTTACTTATGTGGAAAATTATATTTCGCATAATCAAGAAGAGGAAGCAGTAGCCAATATCGTAGCGGAAGTAATCGCTCATGATAATGCCAAGGTTTCTTTCGGAGCGGTTGATAACTTTGCGCAGGGTACAACAGCATATATCAACCGGAGAGGTGTTGCTTACCGAGATGCAGTAATTGAATGGGCGCTCGGCCAAATGAATGACGGCAACACTGTATCGGAAAATATCACGCATCTCATCGGTGATAATTCCGTTTCCAACGCAAAGACAGTGACTGTCGGACGCGGTAAACAATCGCAGAATTTCACAGCGAAAATTGTTAATCATGGTCTTCAGTCAGATGGTTACATTCTACAGCACGGGGTTATGAAAGACAGTGCTACCTCTGTTTTCAACGGTATCGGGAAAATCGAGCATGGTGCTTCTAAGTCGAATGCTGAACAGGAATCCCGTGTATTGATGCTTAGTAAGGATGCCCGCGGCGATGCGAACCCGATTCTTCTTATCGATGAAGATGATGTTACGGCTGGTCACGCTGCATCTGTAGGCCGGGTCGATCCGATCCAGCTTTACTACTTGATGAGCCGCGGTATTTCTAAACAGGAAGCAGAACGTCTGGTTATCCATGGTTTCCTTGCTCCGGTGGTTACACAGATTCCAATCAAAGCGGTAAGAGAACAGTTGACAGAGGTAATTGAAAGGAAAGTATATTAA